The Corynebacterium jeddahense genome has a window encoding:
- a CDS encoding citrate synthase — MASENQDKAVLHYPGGEYEMDIMHATEGNDGVVLGKFLGETGLVTFDPGYVSTGSTESKITYIDGDAGILRYRGYDIADLANNATFNEVSYLLINGELPTTDELENFNSELRHHTLLDEDFKAAFNIFPRNAHPMAVLASSVNILSAYYQDQLNPLDEEQLDKATVRLMAKVPMLAAYAYRASRGKPYMYPDNSLNPRENFMRMMFGYPTEDYEIDPILTDALDKLLILHADHEQNCSTSTVRMIASAQANMFVAIAGGINALAGPLHGGANQAVLEMLEDIKNNHDGDATDFMNRVKNKEKGVRLMGFGHRVYKNYDPRAAIVKDTAHEVLNHLGGDELLDLAMKLEEIALNDEYFIQRKLYPNVDFYTGLIYRAMGFPTDFFTVLFAIGRLPGWIAQYREQLAMNTKINRPRQIYTGYTQRDFVPRDQR; from the coding sequence ATGGCTTCTGAGAACCAGGACAAGGCGGTACTCCACTACCCCGGTGGCGAGTACGAAATGGACATTATGCACGCCACCGAGGGCAACGACGGCGTCGTGCTGGGCAAGTTCCTCGGCGAGACCGGGCTGGTCACCTTTGACCCGGGCTACGTCTCCACCGGCTCCACCGAGTCCAAGATCACCTACATCGACGGCGACGCGGGCATCCTGCGCTACCGCGGCTACGACATCGCGGACCTGGCGAACAACGCCACGTTCAACGAGGTGTCGTACCTGCTCATCAACGGCGAGCTGCCGACCACCGACGAGCTGGAGAACTTCAACTCCGAGCTGCGCCACCACACCCTGCTCGACGAGGACTTTAAGGCCGCGTTCAACATCTTCCCGCGCAACGCGCACCCGATGGCCGTGCTCGCCTCCTCGGTGAACATCCTCTCCGCCTACTACCAGGACCAGCTCAACCCGCTCGACGAGGAGCAGCTGGATAAGGCGACCGTCCGCCTCATGGCGAAGGTGCCGATGCTCGCGGCCTACGCGTACCGTGCCTCCCGCGGCAAGCCGTACATGTACCCGGACAACTCGCTCAACCCGCGCGAGAACTTCATGCGCATGATGTTCGGGTACCCGACCGAGGACTACGAGATCGACCCGATCCTCACCGACGCGCTGGACAAGCTGCTCATCCTCCACGCGGACCACGAGCAGAACTGCTCCACCTCGACCGTGCGCATGATCGCCTCGGCGCAGGCGAACATGTTCGTCGCCATCGCCGGCGGCATCAACGCCCTGGCCGGCCCGCTTCACGGCGGCGCGAACCAGGCGGTGCTCGAGATGCTTGAGGACATCAAGAACAACCACGACGGCGACGCCACCGACTTCATGAACCGCGTGAAGAACAAGGAAAAGGGCGTCCGCCTCATGGGCTTCGGCCACCGCGTGTACAAGAACTACGACCCGCGCGCGGCGATTGTGAAGGACACCGCACACGAGGTCCTCAACCACCTCGGCGGCGACGAGCTGCTCGACCTGGCGATGAAGCTCGAGGAAATCGCGCTGAACGACGAGTACTTCATCCAGCGCAAGCTCTACCCGAACGTCGACTTCTACACCGGCCTGATCTACCGCGCCATGGGCTTCCCGACGGACTTCTTCACCGTCCTGTTCGCCATCGGCCGCCTGCCGGGCTGGATCGCGCAGTACCGCGAGCAGCTGGCGATGAACACGAAGATCAACCGCCCGCGCCAGATCTACACCGGCTACACCCAGCGCGACTTCGTCCCGCGCGACCAGCGCTAG
- a CDS encoding FKBP-type peptidyl-prolyl cis-trans isomerase, which yields MEKPFIEKPEGPAPTDLVIEDIIVGDGAEAVPGGFVKVDYLGVDYETGETFDSTWDRGGPVEFPLPGLIQGWQEGIPGMRVGGRRKLIVPPEMAYGPAGGGSTLSGLTLIFIIDLLDAN from the coding sequence ATGGAAAAGCCTTTCATCGAGAAGCCGGAGGGCCCGGCGCCGACGGACCTCGTCATCGAGGACATCATCGTCGGCGACGGGGCCGAGGCGGTGCCCGGCGGCTTTGTCAAGGTGGATTACCTCGGGGTGGACTACGAAACCGGCGAGACGTTTGATTCCACCTGGGACCGCGGCGGCCCGGTGGAATTCCCCCTGCCCGGCCTCATCCAGGGCTGGCAGGAAGGCATCCCGGGCATGCGGGTCGGCGGCCGCCGCAAGCTCATCGTCCCGCCGGAGATGGCCTACGGCCCCGCCGGTGGCGGCAGCACGCTGTCCGGCCTCACGCTGATCTTCATCATCGACCTGCTCGACGCGAACTAG
- a CDS encoding aldo/keto reductase yields MRVPVTTLNDGYDFPLLGLGTYKLQGDDVETIVRSAIELGYRHIDTASLYGNEVEVGKAINDAIKAGDVTREDLFVTTKLWNDDQERVAAAYQESLERLGLEFVDLYLVHWPWPQHGTYVQAFEQIAELQGMGRLQSAGVANFYPEVLDEIIEKTGVTPVLNQVELHAGFTQPELRAYHEAHDILTEAWAPIARGSNFEDPAIRAVADALEATPAQVSLAYLMRLGCSVVPKTSNPQRLVENLGAVDIKLTDEDISLLDGVTGERLSGDPLTFPG; encoded by the coding sequence ATGCGCGTCCCCGTGACCACGCTCAACGACGGCTACGATTTCCCGCTCCTCGGCCTGGGCACCTACAAGCTCCAGGGCGACGACGTGGAGACGATCGTGCGCTCCGCCATCGAGCTCGGCTACCGCCACATCGACACCGCCTCGCTGTACGGCAACGAGGTCGAGGTGGGCAAGGCGATCAACGACGCCATCAAGGCGGGCGACGTCACCCGCGAAGACCTGTTCGTGACCACGAAGCTGTGGAACGACGACCAGGAGCGCGTCGCCGCCGCCTACCAGGAGTCGCTCGAGCGCCTCGGCCTCGAGTTCGTCGACCTCTACCTCGTGCACTGGCCGTGGCCGCAGCACGGCACCTACGTCCAGGCGTTCGAGCAGATCGCCGAGCTCCAGGGGATGGGGCGCCTGCAGTCGGCGGGCGTCGCCAACTTCTACCCGGAGGTGCTCGACGAGATCATCGAGAAGACCGGGGTGACGCCGGTGCTCAACCAGGTGGAGCTGCACGCCGGCTTCACCCAGCCTGAGCTGCGCGCCTACCACGAGGCGCACGACATCCTCACCGAGGCGTGGGCGCCCATCGCCCGCGGCTCGAACTTCGAGGATCCGGCGATCCGCGCCGTCGCCGACGCGCTCGAGGCTACCCCGGCGCAGGTGTCGCTGGCGTACCTCATGCGCCTCGGCTGCTCGGTGGTGCCGAAGACGTCGAACCCGCAGCGCCTCGTGGAGAACCTCGGCGCGGTGGACATCAAGCTCACCGACGAGGACATCTCGCTTCTCGACGGCGTGACCGGGGAGCGTCTCTCCGGCGACCCCCTCACGTTCCCGGGATAA
- a CDS encoding DUF485 domain-containing protein, translated as MAGSTAVPQRHEPTPDEFVAMQQSPEFQELRSTFRGFTFPVMIAAFLWYVFYVIFATFAPDTMARDFLGLNVGLWLGLAQFFTTFLITWVYVKWANKNIEPRAAHIREEMEG; from the coding sequence ATGGCAGGATCGACCGCTGTCCCGCAGCGTCACGAGCCAACTCCCGACGAGTTCGTCGCGATGCAGCAAAGCCCCGAATTCCAGGAGCTCAGGAGCACCTTCCGCGGCTTCACCTTCCCGGTGATGATCGCGGCGTTCCTCTGGTACGTCTTCTACGTCATCTTTGCGACGTTCGCCCCCGACACGATGGCGCGCGACTTCCTCGGCCTCAACGTCGGACTGTGGTTGGGCCTCGCCCAGTTCTTCACCACGTTCCTCATCACCTGGGTGTACGTGAAGTGGGCAAACAAGAACATCGAGCCGCGCGCGGCTCACATCCGCGAAGAAATGGAGGGCTAG
- a CDS encoding cation acetate symporter: MHVFTLAADAPEATGNPALNITIFGVFIVITLYIVTRAGKTTSESADFYTGGASFSGTQNGLAIAGDYLSAASFLGIVGSIALNGYDGFLYSVGFFVAWLVALLLVAEPLRNVGRFTMADVLSFRLRQKPVRVAAAFGTLFVSLFYLIAQMAGAGSLVSVLLNLHSYTAQAVCVGIVGVIMIIYVLVGGMKGTTYVQMIKAVLLITGVAIMTVLAFVMAKGGLNAVFDRAIDMHAASNYMAEHGYQAEDILKPGLKYGKTTTSKLDFISLGLSLVLGTAGLPHVLMRFYTVPTAKEARKSVTWAIVLIGSFYLLTLVLGYAASAFVGPDRILSAPGGANSAAPLLAFELGGSIFMALISAVAFATVLAVVAGLAITASASIAHDIYDAVLRDGQSTEEEQVRVSRITVVVLGIVSIILGILAMQQNVAFLVSLAFAIAASANLPTILYSLYWKRFNTTGAVASIYTGLISALVLIILSPAVSGSASSMFPNADWSIFPLSSPGLVSIPLGFLAGIVGTYLGKPDNFDKLQAEMEVRSLTGVGVEAPVQH; the protein is encoded by the coding sequence ATGCACGTATTCACGCTCGCGGCGGACGCGCCGGAGGCGACCGGCAACCCGGCGCTCAACATCACCATCTTCGGCGTCTTCATCGTCATCACCCTCTACATCGTCACCCGGGCCGGCAAGACGACGAGCGAGTCCGCAGACTTCTACACCGGAGGTGCGTCGTTTAGCGGCACGCAAAACGGCCTCGCCATCGCCGGCGACTACCTCTCCGCCGCGTCCTTCCTCGGCATCGTCGGCTCCATCGCGCTCAACGGCTATGACGGGTTCCTCTACTCCGTCGGCTTCTTCGTCGCGTGGCTCGTCGCGCTGCTCCTCGTCGCGGAGCCGCTGCGCAACGTGGGGCGCTTCACCATGGCGGACGTGCTGTCGTTCCGCCTGCGCCAGAAGCCGGTGCGCGTCGCCGCCGCTTTCGGCACGCTGTTCGTCTCGCTTTTCTACCTCATCGCGCAGATGGCGGGCGCCGGTTCGCTCGTGTCCGTGCTGCTTAACCTGCACTCCTACACCGCGCAGGCCGTCTGCGTGGGCATCGTCGGCGTCATCATGATCATCTACGTTCTCGTCGGCGGCATGAAGGGTACGACGTACGTGCAGATGATTAAGGCGGTGCTGCTCATCACCGGCGTGGCCATCATGACCGTGCTCGCGTTCGTCATGGCGAAGGGCGGCCTGAACGCGGTGTTCGACCGCGCGATCGATATGCACGCCGCCTCCAACTACATGGCGGAGCACGGCTACCAGGCCGAGGACATCCTCAAGCCGGGCCTGAAGTACGGCAAGACCACGACCTCGAAGCTCGACTTCATCTCGCTCGGCCTCTCGCTCGTGCTCGGCACCGCGGGCCTGCCGCACGTGCTCATGCGCTTCTACACGGTGCCCACCGCCAAGGAGGCGCGCAAGTCCGTGACCTGGGCGATCGTGCTCATCGGCTCGTTCTACCTGCTCACCCTCGTGCTGGGCTACGCCGCGTCCGCGTTCGTCGGGCCGGACCGCATCCTCTCCGCGCCGGGCGGTGCGAACTCGGCGGCGCCGCTGCTCGCGTTCGAGCTCGGCGGCTCCATCTTCATGGCGCTCATCTCCGCGGTGGCGTTCGCGACCGTGCTCGCCGTGGTCGCTGGCCTGGCCATCACCGCCTCCGCGTCCATCGCCCACGACATCTACGACGCCGTGCTTCGCGACGGCCAGTCCACCGAAGAAGAGCAAGTCCGCGTCTCGCGCATCACCGTGGTGGTGCTCGGCATCGTCTCCATCATCCTTGGCATCCTGGCGATGCAGCAGAACGTCGCGTTCCTCGTCTCCCTGGCGTTCGCCATCGCGGCGTCCGCGAACCTGCCGACCATCCTGTACTCCCTGTACTGGAAGCGCTTCAACACCACCGGCGCCGTCGCGTCGATCTACACCGGTCTCATCTCCGCGCTGGTGCTGATCATCCTGTCCCCGGCGGTCTCCGGCAGCGCGAGCTCGATGTTCCCGAACGCGGACTGGTCGATCTTCCCGCTGTCCAGCCCGGGCCTCGTGTCCATCCCGCTCGGCTTCCTGGCCGGCATCGTCGGCACCTACCTGGGCAAGCCGGATAACTTCGACAAGCTCCAGGCCGAGATGGAGGTCCGCTCGCTGACCGGTGTCGGCGTCGAGGCCCCCGTCCAGCACTAG
- a CDS encoding YPDG domain-containing protein, which yields MNRTRSLALLTAAALTTATVAPAAHAADWMSHVYNPTYASAETAPGAEARLTLNGSYPAGTTFAVAAAGAGWDLSVDDRGTVTARPLGQYPGAYVQNYVTVTYPDGTVDYAPFTVRVVRPAVSLADSLQLSWGDATVAPGGSVTLRPSVQLPEGTQLAAPAGSGGWRIDADRSSGNVTVTAPAGARAGAGIALTLGAAFPDGSTKQYTSRVTVGQAAATTTAAATTAPTATTKPSTPTQPTTPQPAPGALSYADTPVPAGSQVTVYLNGTLPDGSRVYGPNQKYNGWTLRTDEVTGAITYTAPADAKPGYALKLDVTVVFPDGTRRTVPASVHVPAATTTTAQPTTTAQPTATTTPRRPASETANVSIDNATIKAGESIVVTPKGLPAGARVFVTEETRGGWTIARDGDTGIRITAAQGMAPGSVLRINAAILFADGSSVNRTFDTTVAPRLDAASLSYPAATVAPGGSVNVTPAGVVPRGTTFQVGQVPDGWRATVNRTTGRVTVRAPRSAGEAVKVPVVASLSDGSTHTYELDVRTTGAATTTAPAPAPTPSDPGNPGNPGAIAAGVLAGLALTLGMLGLLGGYIPFF from the coding sequence ATGAACCGCACCCGCTCCCTCGCGCTGCTCACCGCCGCGGCGCTCACCACCGCGACCGTCGCCCCAGCCGCCCACGCCGCCGACTGGATGTCGCATGTCTACAACCCCACCTACGCCAGCGCCGAAACCGCACCGGGCGCCGAGGCGCGCCTCACCCTCAACGGCTCGTACCCGGCGGGCACCACCTTCGCGGTCGCGGCCGCCGGCGCCGGCTGGGACCTCTCCGTCGACGACCGCGGCACCGTCACCGCGCGCCCGCTCGGCCAGTACCCGGGGGCGTACGTGCAGAACTACGTCACCGTCACCTACCCGGACGGCACCGTCGACTACGCGCCGTTCACGGTCCGCGTCGTCCGCCCGGCCGTCTCGCTCGCCGATTCGCTCCAGCTCAGCTGGGGTGACGCGACCGTCGCCCCCGGCGGCTCCGTGACGCTGCGCCCGAGCGTGCAGCTCCCCGAGGGCACCCAGCTCGCGGCGCCGGCGGGTTCGGGCGGGTGGCGTATCGACGCCGACCGGTCCTCCGGCAACGTCACCGTCACCGCCCCCGCAGGCGCGCGCGCCGGCGCCGGCATCGCGCTCACGCTCGGGGCCGCGTTCCCGGACGGCTCCACGAAGCAGTACACCTCCCGCGTGACCGTGGGGCAGGCTGCGGCGACCACCACCGCAGCCGCCACCACCGCGCCGACGGCTACCACGAAGCCGTCGACCCCGACGCAGCCGACGACCCCGCAGCCGGCGCCGGGCGCGCTCTCCTACGCGGACACACCGGTCCCCGCCGGCAGCCAGGTCACGGTGTACCTCAACGGCACCCTGCCCGACGGCTCCCGCGTCTACGGCCCGAACCAGAAGTACAACGGCTGGACGCTGCGCACCGACGAAGTGACCGGTGCGATCACCTACACCGCCCCGGCCGACGCGAAGCCAGGGTACGCGCTCAAGCTCGACGTCACCGTGGTCTTCCCGGACGGCACCCGGCGCACGGTCCCGGCGTCGGTCCACGTCCCTGCCGCCACGACCACCACCGCGCAGCCGACCACCACCGCGCAGCCGACCGCCACGACCACCCCGCGGCGCCCGGCGTCCGAGACCGCGAACGTGAGCATCGACAACGCGACGATCAAGGCGGGCGAGTCGATCGTCGTGACGCCGAAGGGCCTGCCGGCCGGCGCCCGCGTGTTCGTCACCGAAGAAACCCGCGGCGGCTGGACCATCGCCCGCGACGGCGACACCGGCATCCGCATCACCGCCGCGCAGGGCATGGCGCCGGGCAGCGTGCTGCGCATCAACGCCGCGATCCTGTTCGCGGACGGCTCGTCGGTGAACCGCACCTTCGACACGACGGTCGCCCCGCGTCTCGACGCCGCATCGCTTTCCTACCCCGCCGCCACCGTCGCCCCGGGCGGGTCGGTCAACGTCACCCCGGCCGGCGTGGTGCCGCGCGGCACCACGTTCCAGGTCGGCCAGGTGCCGGACGGCTGGCGCGCCACCGTGAACCGCACCACGGGCAGGGTCACCGTCCGCGCGCCCCGCTCCGCGGGTGAGGCGGTGAAGGTGCCTGTGGTGGCGTCGCTAAGCGACGGCTCCACGCACACCTACGAGCTCGACGTGCGCACGACGGGCGCGGCGACGACCACCGCGCCGGCGCCCGCCCCGACCCCGAGCGACCCGGGCAACCCGGGCAACCCGGGCGCCATCGCCGCCGGCGTCCTCGCCGGCCTCGCGCTCACGCTCGGCATGCTCGGCCTCCTCGGCGGCTACATCCCGTTCTTCTAG
- a CDS encoding DUF1906 domain-containing protein → MNTFDRRTFMKSAAAAAATASAASLAFSPAARAQARPVLGTVIDYSAAVPSARAVKAAGHLGAVRYVSERRPGAEWMKGKPVTLAETQDYKANGLAVASVYQFGKGETSDWRRGAVGAATHAPQAIALHAAAGGPTGRPIYVAIDDNPTLDQFNSLINPYLKAMGVALNAAGYQLGVYGNYYTIAWCLEDGIGSYFWQHDWGSRGQIHSRANLHQVAGKQGSIEGVQVDTNNVYTADWGQWTPGLGTTTANMTPGDWATLLSGSSQLSSSRWLGR, encoded by the coding sequence GTGAATACCTTTGACCGCCGCACGTTCATGAAATCCGCCGCCGCGGCCGCCGCCACCGCGAGCGCCGCGTCCCTCGCGTTCTCCCCCGCCGCCCGCGCACAAGCCCGCCCCGTGCTCGGCACGGTGATCGACTACTCCGCCGCCGTCCCGTCCGCGCGCGCCGTCAAGGCCGCCGGCCACCTCGGTGCGGTGCGCTACGTTTCCGAGCGCCGCCCGGGCGCCGAGTGGATGAAGGGCAAGCCCGTCACCCTCGCCGAGACCCAGGACTACAAGGCGAACGGGCTCGCCGTCGCCTCGGTGTACCAGTTCGGCAAGGGCGAGACCTCGGATTGGCGCCGGGGCGCGGTCGGCGCAGCCACCCACGCCCCGCAGGCGATCGCGCTCCACGCCGCCGCGGGCGGGCCGACGGGGCGGCCGATCTACGTCGCCATCGACGACAACCCCACGCTCGACCAGTTCAACTCGCTGATCAACCCGTACCTCAAAGCGATGGGCGTCGCCCTCAACGCCGCCGGCTACCAGCTCGGCGTGTACGGCAACTACTACACCATCGCGTGGTGCCTGGAGGACGGCATCGGCAGCTACTTCTGGCAGCACGACTGGGGTTCCCGCGGCCAGATCCACTCCCGTGCCAACCTCCACCAGGTCGCCGGCAAGCAGGGCAGCATCGAGGGCGTGCAGGTGGACACCAACAACGTCTACACCGCCGACTGGGGCCAATGGACGCCGGGCCTCGGCACCACCACCGCGAACATGACGCCCGGTGACTGGGCGACGTTGCTCAGCGGGAGCAGCCAGCTCTCGTCGAGTCGGTGGCTGGGGCGATAG
- a CDS encoding HNH endonuclease signature motif containing protein translates to MMFNEFCEAGVEVLAGFSRDAALAAGLSTTRVRDLGRVWEAYYGPTKFTRKQADALVFAAGMPLDQLVLIEKKLRVVADAAERWRIRLDLVRHRGSYRALSKRITRLVKVPVRAPQPACRFGKSVAGMRTMIWTYNERDIADLEHLLRKMAESDIPGAADLAHALHALLHDGAAVPHAAPRPIVLVPIPDYLRITSGTGDDITLTLTDGTTMSGAEFLQQEYGATLEVAAFHPQAGAVNLYRTSRLANGKQRTLSKLVSPACAFPDCRHAAESCQTHHMRAWKHGGMTNMNNLVQLCPHHNGANDDDRERAWRGHIDTRGGRIRWIAPNGAEVPMTTPGAMELLFD, encoded by the coding sequence ATGATGTTTAACGAATTCTGCGAAGCCGGTGTCGAGGTGCTCGCCGGTTTCTCCCGCGACGCCGCCCTGGCCGCCGGCCTGTCGACGACCCGGGTGCGCGACCTGGGGCGGGTGTGGGAGGCCTACTACGGGCCGACGAAGTTCACCCGCAAACAGGCTGATGCGCTTGTGTTTGCGGCGGGGATGCCGCTCGACCAGTTGGTGCTGATTGAGAAGAAGCTGCGTGTGGTGGCGGATGCTGCGGAACGGTGGCGCATCCGCCTCGACCTCGTGCGCCACCGCGGCTCGTATCGCGCCCTGTCCAAGCGCATCACCCGGTTGGTGAAGGTCCCGGTGCGCGCACCGCAACCCGCCTGCCGCTTTGGTAAGTCCGTCGCCGGGATGCGCACCATGATCTGGACCTACAACGAGCGCGACATCGCCGACCTCGAACACCTCCTACGTAAGATGGCCGAATCCGACATCCCCGGTGCCGCGGATCTCGCCCACGCCCTCCACGCCTTGTTGCACGACGGGGCTGCCGTCCCCCACGCCGCACCCCGACCCATCGTGCTCGTGCCCATCCCGGACTACCTGCGCATCACCTCCGGCACCGGGGACGACATCACGCTGACGCTCACGGACGGCACGACGATGAGCGGGGCGGAGTTTCTGCAGCAGGAGTACGGGGCCACACTCGAGGTCGCGGCGTTCCACCCGCAGGCAGGGGCGGTGAACCTCTACCGCACGAGCCGGCTCGCCAACGGCAAGCAGCGCACCCTGTCGAAGTTGGTCAGCCCCGCGTGCGCGTTCCCGGACTGCCGCCACGCCGCGGAGTCGTGCCAAACCCACCACATGCGGGCGTGGAAACACGGGGGCATGACCAACATGAACAACCTCGTGCAACTGTGCCCCCACCACAACGGGGCCAACGATGATGACCGGGAGCGCGCGTGGCGCGGCCACATTGATACCCGCGGCGGGCGCATCCGCTGGATCGCCCCGAACGGGGCCGAAGTGCCCATGACCACCCCCGGCGCCATGGAGCTGCTCTTCGACTAA
- the trhA gene encoding PAQR family membrane homeostasis protein TrhA, producing the protein MTTLQEGQIERTVVVADRGERPAVRGWCHLVAALLSAMSSAVLITFAWMTLPWLQALGVTVYGVGVVLLFGVSAAYHLWPWRSAATVQWWRRADHATIAVFIAATYTPLCLIVFEPRTAATMLAVAWAGGIGGAALNLAWIDHPRWLDVAVYVALGWLIVPLLPTLWRAAGPAVVWLLAAGGVVYTLGALAYGFKWPGRSARYYGYHEHFHTATVVAAVCLLVAVWMVVV; encoded by the coding sequence ATGACAACCCTGCAAGAAGGCCAAATCGAGCGCACCGTCGTGGTCGCGGACCGCGGCGAGCGCCCCGCCGTGCGCGGCTGGTGTCACCTCGTCGCCGCGCTGCTGTCCGCGATGTCCTCGGCGGTGCTGATCACGTTCGCGTGGATGACGCTGCCGTGGCTCCAGGCGCTCGGCGTGACGGTGTACGGCGTCGGCGTGGTGCTGCTCTTCGGGGTGTCCGCCGCGTACCACCTGTGGCCGTGGCGCTCCGCCGCCACCGTGCAGTGGTGGCGGCGCGCCGACCACGCGACCATCGCCGTCTTCATCGCCGCGACGTACACCCCGCTGTGCCTCATCGTGTTCGAGCCGCGCACCGCGGCAACCATGCTGGCCGTTGCGTGGGCGGGCGGGATCGGCGGCGCGGCGCTCAACCTCGCCTGGATTGACCACCCGCGGTGGCTCGACGTCGCCGTGTACGTCGCCCTCGGGTGGCTGATCGTGCCGCTGCTGCCGACGCTGTGGCGCGCCGCCGGGCCCGCCGTCGTGTGGCTGCTCGCCGCCGGCGGCGTCGTGTACACGCTCGGCGCCCTGGCGTATGGGTTCAAGTGGCCGGGGCGTTCGGCCCGCTACTACGGCTACCACGAGCACTTCCATACCGCGACGGTGGTCGCCGCGGTGTGCCTCCTCGTCGCGGTGTGGATGGTGGTCGTGTAG